From the Pseudomonas baltica genome, one window contains:
- a CDS encoding translation initiation factor 2, whose protein sequence is MNLLKNFRCVFLSLALLAPVTLAAGPSSPAPAAEKSPASTSSSPASKPSAKAGSAKSAAKASTQAKKTPASKVARKGKARKDSDVLATPVPAAQLDLTLPKAMVDKLEPPAKEAQKPSTGNPILPQMFAEKKPDTDDFQLNGRILNNEMGLPMIRNEGRRDIEGAALDFKFRQ, encoded by the coding sequence ATGAACCTACTGAAGAATTTCCGTTGTGTGTTTCTGAGCTTGGCGCTTCTTGCGCCCGTCACGCTTGCCGCTGGGCCATCCAGCCCTGCGCCGGCGGCGGAAAAATCGCCGGCTTCAACCAGCTCCTCTCCTGCCAGCAAACCCAGCGCAAAGGCCGGGTCCGCAAAGTCAGCCGCCAAGGCTTCCACGCAAGCGAAGAAAACGCCTGCCAGCAAGGTGGCGCGCAAGGGCAAGGCGCGCAAGGACTCCGATGTGCTGGCGACACCCGTGCCCGCCGCCCAGTTGGATCTGACGCTGCCCAAGGCGATGGTCGACAAGCTCGAGCCGCCCGCCAAGGAGGCCCAGAAGCCCTCTACGGGCAATCCCATACTCCCGCAGATGTTCGCCGAGAAGAAGCCCGATACTGATGACTTCCAGCTTAACGGCCGCATCTTGAACAACGAAATGGGCCTGCCGATGATTCGCAACGAAGGCCGTCGCGACATCGAAGGCGCCGCCCTCGACTTCAAGTTCAGGCAATAA